The Columba livia isolate bColLiv1 breed racing homer chromosome 13, bColLiv1.pat.W.v2, whole genome shotgun sequence genome has a segment encoding these proteins:
- the CFAP263 gene encoding coiled-coil domain-containing protein 113 isoform X2: protein MAERALVSLPLPQLRAQLQEARHTNDLLQIEVEMFEKWHRKMDPGDLSLRQLPEAQSAPAELSQTRGRHKSRLYSASDSVVSLTVEQKCELAERELADVKDEIQRMKEDTEQTLKNLEAVIEEADVWHTDVKQAIIDFEKDIFGTTSGKKGHVLDTEKLLRYMGEKNRQRDLLREKFHLKNYLLKGFKKKLQQQLRQKQQMGDTLREVHMQQLQVRSAQYHEKIEEKNEDLLQLKLTAAKTVQVLNSCKKLQDAMATSTSLKKDISQRKVLLGKLEREAALVEEQRAEAESVNRQLQKQLLDYDVPSVMSYVQKNMSVTDLEKSIKTWQRKVAVAEMSLQRYRRAWNQVKMSGNQC, encoded by the exons ATGGCGGAGCGGGCGCTGGTGTCGCTGCCGCTGCCGCAGCTCCGGGCGCAGCTGCAGGAGGCCCG CCACACCAATGACCTGCTCCAAATAGAGGTGGAAATGTTTGAGAAATGGCACCGTAAAATGGATCCGGGCGACCTGTCACTCCGGCAGCTGCCTGAGGCACAGAGTGCCCCAGCAGAGCTTTCGCAG ACACGTGGCAGGCACAAATCCAGGTTGTATAGTGCATCAGACTCTGTTGTAAGCCTGACAGTGGAGCAGAAATGTGAGCTGGCTGAGCGGGAGCTGGCTGACGTGAAGGACGAGATCCAGAGGATGAAAGAGGACACGGAGCAGACCCTGAAGAACCTTGAG GCAGTCATTGAAGAAGCAGATGTTTGGCATACTGATGTTAAGCAAGCCATCATTGACTTCGAGAAAGACATCTTTGGCACCACCTCCGGCAAGAAAGGGCATGTCCTAGATACCGAGAAGCTGCTGAGATACATGGGGGAGAAGAATCGGCAGAGG gatCTGCTGAGAGAGAAGTTTcacttaaaaaattatttgctcaAGGGTTTCAagaagaagctgcagcagcagctcaggcag aagcagcagatggGAGATACACTCCGTGAGGTGCATATGCAGCAGTTGCAGGTTAGAAGTGCCCAGTATCACGAGAAGATTGAGGAGAAGAATGAGGATCTGCTGCAACTAAAACTGACTGCAGCAAAGACTGTCCAAGTCCTCAACTCCTGTAAA AAGCTGCAGGATGCCATGGCAACATCCACATCTCTGAAGAAAGACATCTCCCAGAGGAAGGTGCTTCTGGGGAAActtgaaagagaagctgctctGGTGGAGGAG CAACGAGCTGAAGCTGAGAGCGTGAATCGGCAGCTGCAAAAGCAGCTCTTGGACTACGATGTCCCCTCTGTGATGAGTTATGTGCAGAAGAATATGTCTGTTACTGACCTTGAAAAGAGCATCAAGACTTGGCAGAGGAAGGTGGCGGTTGCTGAG ATGTCCTTGCAAAGGTACCGCAGAGCATGGAACCAAGTCAAGATGTCTGGTAACCAGTGCTAG
- the CFAP263 gene encoding coiled-coil domain-containing protein 113 isoform X1 has product MAERALVSLPLPQLRAQLQEARHTNDLLQIEVEMFEKWHRKMDPGDLSLRQLPEAQSAPAELSQTRGRHKSRLYSASDSVVSLTVEQKCELAERELADVKDEIQRMKEDTEQTLKNLEAVIEEADVWHTDVKQAIIDFEKDIFGTTSGKKGHVLDTEKLLRYMGEKNRQRDLLREKFHLKNYLLKGFKKKLQQQLRQKQQMGDTLREVHMQQLQVRSAQYHEKIEEKNEDLLQLKLTAAKTVQVLNSCKKKLQDAMATSTSLKKDISQRKVLLGKLEREAALVEEQRAEAESVNRQLQKQLLDYDVPSVMSYVQKNMSVTDLEKSIKTWQRKVAVAEMSLQRYRRAWNQVKMSGNQC; this is encoded by the exons ATGGCGGAGCGGGCGCTGGTGTCGCTGCCGCTGCCGCAGCTCCGGGCGCAGCTGCAGGAGGCCCG CCACACCAATGACCTGCTCCAAATAGAGGTGGAAATGTTTGAGAAATGGCACCGTAAAATGGATCCGGGCGACCTGTCACTCCGGCAGCTGCCTGAGGCACAGAGTGCCCCAGCAGAGCTTTCGCAG ACACGTGGCAGGCACAAATCCAGGTTGTATAGTGCATCAGACTCTGTTGTAAGCCTGACAGTGGAGCAGAAATGTGAGCTGGCTGAGCGGGAGCTGGCTGACGTGAAGGACGAGATCCAGAGGATGAAAGAGGACACGGAGCAGACCCTGAAGAACCTTGAG GCAGTCATTGAAGAAGCAGATGTTTGGCATACTGATGTTAAGCAAGCCATCATTGACTTCGAGAAAGACATCTTTGGCACCACCTCCGGCAAGAAAGGGCATGTCCTAGATACCGAGAAGCTGCTGAGATACATGGGGGAGAAGAATCGGCAGAGG gatCTGCTGAGAGAGAAGTTTcacttaaaaaattatttgctcaAGGGTTTCAagaagaagctgcagcagcagctcaggcag aagcagcagatggGAGATACACTCCGTGAGGTGCATATGCAGCAGTTGCAGGTTAGAAGTGCCCAGTATCACGAGAAGATTGAGGAGAAGAATGAGGATCTGCTGCAACTAAAACTGACTGCAGCAAAGACTGTCCAAGTCCTCAACTCCTGTAAA AAGAAGCTGCAGGATGCCATGGCAACATCCACATCTCTGAAGAAAGACATCTCCCAGAGGAAGGTGCTTCTGGGGAAActtgaaagagaagctgctctGGTGGAGGAG CAACGAGCTGAAGCTGAGAGCGTGAATCGGCAGCTGCAAAAGCAGCTCTTGGACTACGATGTCCCCTCTGTGATGAGTTATGTGCAGAAGAATATGTCTGTTACTGACCTTGAAAAGAGCATCAAGACTTGGCAGAGGAAGGTGGCGGTTGCTGAG ATGTCCTTGCAAAGGTACCGCAGAGCATGGAACCAAGTCAAGATGTCTGGTAACCAGTGCTAG